The genomic stretch CCTGGCTGGAAAACCATATCTGGCCCGCCGAAGGCAAATGGGTCGATGAAGATTTCGTGCGTGACGGCACTGACCTGGCCATCGCCGAGCAGATAAAAGGTGGTATCACCTGTTTCTCGGACATGTATTTCTTCCCGAAGGTTGCCAGTGAGCGCGTGCACAACAGCGGAATCCGTGCGCAGATCGCCATTCCGATCCTCGATTTCCCGATTCCGGGCGCTGCCAGCGCCGATGAAGCCATTCGTCAGGGCGTCGAACTGTTCGGCGATCTGAAGCATCACGAACGTATCAAGATTACCTTTGGCCCTCATGCACCCTACACCGTCGGCGATGAGAACCTGGAAAAAATCCGCGTGATCGCCGAAGAGCTGGACGCCTCGATTCACATGCACGTCCACGAAACCGCTTTCGAAGTGCAACAGGCCGTTGAACAGCGCGGCGAACGCCCGCTGGCCCGCCTCGGCCGACTTGGCCTGCTCGGGCCGCGCTTCCAGGCCGTGCACATGACCCAGATCAGCGATGACGACCTGGCGTTGCTGGTAGAAAGCAACACCAATGTGATCCATTGCCCGGAGTCGAACCTGAAACTGGCCAGCGGCTTCTGCCCGGTCGAGCGCCTGTGGCAGGCCGGGGTCAACGTCGCGGTCGGCACCGATGGCGCGGCGAGCAACAATGATCTGGACCTGCTGGGCGAAACCCGCACGGCTGCACTGTTGGCCAAGGCTGTTGCTGGCTCGGCCACCGCGCTGGACGCCCATCGGGCGCTGCGCATGGCCACGCTGAACGGCGCGCGGGCCTTGGGGATCGAAGCCGAGACCGGCTCCCTGGAACTCGGCAAGGCCGCGGACATTGTCGCGTTCGATCTGTCCGGCCTGGCACAGCAACCGGTCTATGACCCGGTCTCGCAACTTATTTACGCCACCGGCCGGGACTGTGTGAAACACCTGTGGGTCGCCGGCAAGCAATTACTCGACGACCGGCGCCTGACGCGCCTGGACGAACAGCAGCTGGGCGAAACCGCCCGGGCCTGGGGCCGTCGCATCAGCGGCCACACCGAATCGTAAACACCCCGGGGCAAACTCCGGGGCTACAGCCTTTTTCAAGTTTTAGAGGATTGAATCATGAGCAACGTCGACCACGCCGAAATCGCCAAATTCGAAGCACTGGCCCATCGCTGGTGGGACCGCGAAAGCGAGTTCAAACCGCTGCACGACATCAACCCGCTGCGGGTCAACTGGATTGACGAGCGCGTCAACCTGGCTGGCAAGAAAGTCCTCGACGTCGGTTGCGGCGGCGGCATCCTAAGCGAAGCCATGGCCCAGCGCGGCGCGACCGTGACCGGTATCGACATGGGCGAAGCGCCGCTGGCGGTCGCGCAACTGCATCAGCTGGAATCCGGCGTGAACGTCGAATACCGGCAGATCACCGCCGAAGCCCTGGCTGAAGAAATGCCCGAGCAGTTCGACGTCGTCACCTGCCTGGAAATGCTCGAGCACGTACCGGATCCGTCCTCGGTGATCCGCGCCTGCTTCCGCATGGTCAAACCCGGCGGTCAGGTGTTCTTCTCCACCATCAACCGCAACCCGAAGGCGTACCTGTTCGCCATCGTCGGCGCCGAATACATCATGAAGCTACTGCCGCGCGGCACCCACGACTTCAAGAAATTCATTCGCCCATCCGAGCTGGGTGCGTGGAGCCGCATGGCCGGCCTCACCGTCAAGGACATCATCGGCCTGACCTACAACCCGCTGACCAAGCACTACAAGCTGGCGGCGGACGTTGACGTCAACTACATGATCCAGACCCTGCGCGAGGAGTAAGCCGATGGCCATCAGAGCAGTCCTTTTCGACATGGACGGCACGCTGCTCGACACCGCGCCGGATTTCATCGCCATTTGCCAGGCGATGCGCGCGGATCGCGGTTTGCCGCCGATGAACGACAAGCACATCCGCGACGAAATCTCCGGCGGCGCCAAGGCCATGGTCGCAGTGACGTTTTCGATGGATCCGGAATCACCGGGCTTCGAGGAGTTGCGCCTTGAGTTCCTCGAGCGCTACCTCGCCGGCTGCGCCGTGCACAGCAAACTGTTCGACGGCATGGGCGAAGTGCTGGCCGACATTGAAAAAGCCAATCTGGTCTGGGGCGTGGTCACCAACAAGCCATTGCGCTTCGCCGAACCGATCATGCAGCAACTGGGGCTGGCCGAGCGCTCGGCCCTGCTGATCTGCCCGGATCACGTGAAGAACAGCAAACCGGATCCCGAGATGCTGATCCTCGCCTGCAAGATGCTTGATCTGGATCCATCGAGCGTTCTGTTTATCGGCGATGATCTGCGCGATATCGAATCCGGCCGTGACGCGGGCACCAGGACCGCCGCCGTGACCTACGGCTACATTCACCCGGACGACAACCCGCGGCACTGGGGCGCGGACGTGGTGGTGGATCATCCGCTGGAGTTGCGCAAGGTGCTGGATAACGCACTCTGCAGTTGCTGAATCGTGTCCACTGCATTCCCATGCCGGTCGTGGGAGCGATCAGAAGTTAATGGATTAGAGGTTGTTTATGTTTGATTACTCCGCTCGCCCCGAACTGCTCAAGGATCGGGTCATTCTGGTCACCGGTGCCGGTCGTGGCATCGGTGCGGCGGCCGCCAAGACCTACGCGGCCCACGGTGCGACCGTGTTGCTGCTGGGCAAGACCGAAGCCAACCTGACCCAGGTCTACGACGAGATCGAAGCGGCCGGGCATCCGCAGCCGGCGGTGATCCCGTTCAACCTCGAAACCGCCCTGCCCCATCAATACGATGAGCTGGCGGCGATGATCGAGACCGAGTTCGGCCACCTCGACGGTCTGCTGCACAACGCCTCGATCATCGGCCCGCGTACGCCGATCGAACAGCTGTCCGGTGAAAACTTCATGCGTGTCATGCAGGTCAACGTCAACGCGATGTTCATGCTGACCAGCACCCTGCTGCCGCTGCTCAAACTGTCCCAGGATGCCTCGGTGGTGTTCACCTCCAGCAGTGTCGGGCGCAAGGGCCGCGCTTACTGGGGCGCCTATGGCGTGTCCAAGTTCGCCACCGAAGGGCTGATGCAAACCTTGGCCGACGAAGTCGAAAACGTCGCCCCGGTGCGCTCCAACAGCATCAACCCGGGCGCCACCCGCACCAGCATGCGCGCTCAGGCTTACCCGGGCGAAAACCCGCTGAACAACCCGACTCCGGAAGAGATTATGCCGGTCTATCTGTACCTGATGGGCCCGGACAGCACGGGTATCAACGGCCAGGCATTCAACGCTCAGTAGTGCCATACGTCGCATTTGTTGCCGCGGCGGATTCCCGTCGCGGCAGGCATTTGCCGCTTTGCGCAGGCCTGTTTCAGTCAAATAACCACCATCCCTCTCCTCGCAAAAAACTCAAGCCTTTGATTCGCAACGGTTTTAATAAAACCTGAACTGAATGGCACGACTTTCGCTCTACATTCCCTGAAAGCACGCCGAGTGAAGGCAGTCGGGCAAGGCCTGATTCGATAGCTGACTAATCGTCATCGGGCAGACTAAACTTACGCCAAATGTCCTACGGGACTGATGGATCAGTATGACGCGCAGCCCATAGCCGCTCTCACCCAGCCTGTAAGACAGACTTACTGCTTAGGGGCTCACGCCATATGAAATCACCCTCCCAGACCACTGCAATTGACTTCGACAGTGCCAAATTGCAACGCCTGGGCTTTGGTCAGCTGCCTCCGCTTCTGGAGCGACCTGTCAGCCTGGCGCAATTGCGCCAGCAAATGAGCCTGCAACTGCAAACCAGCCTTGAGCCCCAACGTATCCTGGGTCTGTTCTTCCGCGAAGTTCAGCGTCTGGTGCCGCTCGATGCCTTGAGCTATGTACACAGCGGCAGTGACTTGCGCCTGGAATTCGGCGCCCGTGGTCATCATTCCGCCAGCTACAGCCTCAGCCACGACGGCGAGCACATGGGCGAACTGGTGTTTCGCCGCAACCAGCGTTTCAGCGAACAGGAACTGGGCAATCTGGAGTCACTCCTGTCGTCCCTGCTGTACCCGATGCGCAATGCGCTGCTCTATCGTGTCGCGACGCAAACCGCGCTGCGCGATCCATTGACCGGCGCCGGCAACCGCATCGCCATGGAGCAGACCCTGCAGCGGGAAATCGAGATGTCACGTCGACACCTGCAACCGTTGTCGCTGCTGATGCTGGACATCGACCATTTCAAACAGGTCAACGACAGCCATGGCCACACGGCCGGCGATGAAGTGCTCAAAGCCGTCGCGGCATCGATCAAGGACCAGTTGCGCAACGTCGACATGGTGTTTCGCTATGGCGGGGAAGAGTTCCTGATCCTGCTGTCCAATACCAGCCGCGAAGCCGCCGCGATGGTCGGCGAACGCCTTCGCTATGCAGCGCAAGCCCAGGACTACTACGCCGATGGCCAGTTGATCGAACTGACCGTGAGCCTCGGTTGCTCGACCCTGCTGCCGGGCGAATCCGCCGACAGCCTGCTGCGCCGCGCCGACAGCGCGCTGTACGTGGCCAAGCGCGAGGGGCGCAATCGCCTGACAATGGCCGGCTGAACCTTATCAGGCCAATAAAAAACGGGAGCACACAGGCTCCCGTTTTTTATGGATGTCGCCGAAACTAGCTCTCGACCAGCGCCCGTCGCTCGCGCCCGACCAGCACCCGCTCCGTCAACTCCAGCTGCATGCAGCGCTCGAGGAACAGGTACATGTAGTCATAGCTCTTGCAGATCGCCTGGCGCAGTTCCGCCTGCAAGGCCCGACTCGGGTTCATCCCGGCCAGGGTGCAGATGATTTCCAGCGCTTCCCACGGGTGGGCATCATCGTACTGGGCGTGCATCTTCAGCCACTTCATGGCCCGTTTGCGGTCTTCTTCAGGAAAGGCCGCGGCGTACACACCGGTCGAACAGACCAGCGCCGACCACTCCCCGGTCGCGCCTTCGATGGCATAGTTGGTGGCGGCGATGGCCACGATCAGCGAATCCGCCGAACTGGTGTGCCAGCACCAGTGACTCAGGGCGTGCAATTCCGGCGGCACTTGCTGGGCCTGCAGGTCTTCCAGGCTCACGCCGTGGGCCCGACTCCAGTTCACCCAGTAATCGGCATGGTTGAGTTCGACGCGAATGTTGCGCATCAGCCAACGCCGCGCCATGTCTTCACCCGGGTGACGGGCGAACTTGGTCTTGGTGAGATTCTGCGCCATGTACAGCGCGAACTGCTCAACGACGGGCCAGCCCCCGATCAGGTACTGGCGCATGGTCTTGGCGCTGAGCTTGTTATCACGCATGCGCAGGTAAAGTTCATGTTCGACAACCCGGCGTTTGCTCTCGCTGCAATCCTGAATCAACTGTTGTGCCCAGGCAGGATAACTTGCAGCTTCCATGAGTGGTCCGGTTCGGTTGAATGTGTCGATCACTGTTCGGCTCCTTTTGATTTGTGATTGTAAGGATCGGCGAGAGACTTCAACGGAACGTGCCAGGCGCCTTGAACAACAGCGGCTGCGGTCTGGCGGGCCGACTTTGCAAACTGTCACAGGTAAACAATTGCGGGCGTTCGATGACATAACCCTGAGCGTAATCCACGCCGATTTCAAGCAATGCCTGCTCGATCTGGGCTGTTTCGACAAACTCGGCAATTGTCTGCTTACCCATGACATGCCCGATGTGGTTGATCACTTCGACCATAGCGCGGTTAATCGGGTCGTCCAGCATATCCTTTACGAAACTCCCGTCGATCTTCAGGAAGTCTACAGGCAAATGTTTCAAATAAGCGAATGAAGACATTCCGGCGCAAAAGTCGTCCAGCGAGAAGTAACAACCCAAGCCTTTGAGTTCATTAATAAATCGGATTGCACTGCCAAGATTTGCAATGGCACTGG from Pseudomonas allokribbensis encodes the following:
- a CDS encoding TRZ/ATZ family hydrolase — its product is MPKPAIALDLLLLPTWLVPVEPAGVVLKEHGLGIRDGRIVFIGPRAEALKCNAAEVRELPDVLLSPGLINAHGHAAMTLFRGLADDLPLMTWLENHIWPAEGKWVDEDFVRDGTDLAIAEQIKGGITCFSDMYFFPKVASERVHNSGIRAQIAIPILDFPIPGAASADEAIRQGVELFGDLKHHERIKITFGPHAPYTVGDENLEKIRVIAEELDASIHMHVHETAFEVQQAVEQRGERPLARLGRLGLLGPRFQAVHMTQISDDDLALLVESNTNVIHCPESNLKLASGFCPVERLWQAGVNVAVGTDGAASNNDLDLLGETRTAALLAKAVAGSATALDAHRALRMATLNGARALGIEAETGSLELGKAADIVAFDLSGLAQQPVYDPVSQLIYATGRDCVKHLWVAGKQLLDDRRLTRLDEQQLGETARAWGRRISGHTES
- a CDS encoding GGDEF domain-containing protein, which gives rise to MKSPSQTTAIDFDSAKLQRLGFGQLPPLLERPVSLAQLRQQMSLQLQTSLEPQRILGLFFREVQRLVPLDALSYVHSGSDLRLEFGARGHHSASYSLSHDGEHMGELVFRRNQRFSEQELGNLESLLSSLLYPMRNALLYRVATQTALRDPLTGAGNRIAMEQTLQREIEMSRRHLQPLSLLMLDIDHFKQVNDSHGHTAGDEVLKAVAASIKDQLRNVDMVFRYGGEEFLILLSNTSREAAAMVGERLRYAAQAQDYYADGQLIELTVSLGCSTLLPGESADSLLRRADSALYVAKREGRNRLTMAG
- the mupP gene encoding N-acetylmuramic acid 6-phosphate phosphatase MupP, with amino-acid sequence MAIRAVLFDMDGTLLDTAPDFIAICQAMRADRGLPPMNDKHIRDEISGGAKAMVAVTFSMDPESPGFEELRLEFLERYLAGCAVHSKLFDGMGEVLADIEKANLVWGVVTNKPLRFAEPIMQQLGLAERSALLICPDHVKNSKPDPEMLILACKMLDLDPSSVLFIGDDLRDIESGRDAGTRTAAVTYGYIHPDDNPRHWGADVVVDHPLELRKVLDNALCSC
- a CDS encoding YciK family oxidoreductase yields the protein MFDYSARPELLKDRVILVTGAGRGIGAAAAKTYAAHGATVLLLGKTEANLTQVYDEIEAAGHPQPAVIPFNLETALPHQYDELAAMIETEFGHLDGLLHNASIIGPRTPIEQLSGENFMRVMQVNVNAMFMLTSTLLPLLKLSQDASVVFTSSSVGRKGRAYWGAYGVSKFATEGLMQTLADEVENVAPVRSNSINPGATRTSMRAQAYPGENPLNNPTPEEIMPVYLYLMGPDSTGINGQAFNAQ
- the ubiG gene encoding bifunctional 2-polyprenyl-6-hydroxyphenol methylase/3-demethylubiquinol 3-O-methyltransferase UbiG gives rise to the protein MSNVDHAEIAKFEALAHRWWDRESEFKPLHDINPLRVNWIDERVNLAGKKVLDVGCGGGILSEAMAQRGATVTGIDMGEAPLAVAQLHQLESGVNVEYRQITAEALAEEMPEQFDVVTCLEMLEHVPDPSSVIRACFRMVKPGGQVFFSTINRNPKAYLFAIVGAEYIMKLLPRGTHDFKKFIRPSELGAWSRMAGLTVKDIIGLTYNPLTKHYKLAADVDVNYMIQTLREE
- a CDS encoding TenA family transcriptional regulator; translated protein: MEAASYPAWAQQLIQDCSESKRRVVEHELYLRMRDNKLSAKTMRQYLIGGWPVVEQFALYMAQNLTKTKFARHPGEDMARRWLMRNIRVELNHADYWVNWSRAHGVSLEDLQAQQVPPELHALSHWCWHTSSADSLIVAIAATNYAIEGATGEWSALVCSTGVYAAAFPEEDRKRAMKWLKMHAQYDDAHPWEALEIICTLAGMNPSRALQAELRQAICKSYDYMYLFLERCMQLELTERVLVGRERRALVES